The following coding sequences lie in one Streptomyces sp. NBC_00510 genomic window:
- a CDS encoding alpha/beta hydrolase: MRLELRRADGGVISVEVVGEPDAPAVLFCHGLADSGSTVYALAGAARTLGLRLIAPDRPGIGGTDACRLTQVVDWAAEAASVLDALEVGSVALLGVSGGGAFAAACASELPDRVHSLLLIAPLGPPNWPTRGMAAGQRASLPIARHAPAFGGWFLGRLATLARRTPGLFLRLATSEMPAGDRRALAEPDARAAFVANYLRAFHRGSWGVAQDLRLLTRPWGFDLESIRVPTSIHHGDADTTVPLQHARRFAAVIPGARLHIHPGQGHFSILAAPEWTLATLAA; the protein is encoded by the coding sequence ATGAGGCTGGAGCTGCGTCGAGCCGACGGCGGCGTGATATCGGTCGAGGTGGTGGGGGAGCCGGACGCGCCCGCGGTGCTGTTCTGCCACGGGTTGGCCGACTCCGGGTCGACCGTGTACGCCTTGGCGGGCGCGGCCCGCACGCTCGGTCTGCGCCTCATCGCCCCGGATCGCCCCGGCATCGGTGGCACCGACGCCTGTCGCCTGACGCAGGTCGTGGACTGGGCTGCGGAAGCCGCCTCGGTGCTGGACGCTTTGGAAGTCGGCTCGGTGGCGCTGCTCGGCGTCTCGGGCGGCGGAGCGTTCGCGGCGGCCTGCGCGTCCGAGCTGCCCGACCGCGTCCACAGCCTGCTGCTCATCGCGCCACTTGGGCCGCCCAACTGGCCCACCCGCGGGATGGCTGCCGGGCAGCGCGCGTCCTTGCCGATCGCCCGGCACGCTCCGGCCTTCGGTGGCTGGTTTCTGGGCCGCCTGGCCACGCTGGCGCGCCGGACACCAGGGCTGTTCCTTCGCCTGGCGACCAGCGAGATGCCCGCCGGCGACCGGCGTGCCCTCGCCGAGCCGGACGCACGCGCGGCCTTCGTGGCCAACTACCTGCGGGCGTTCCACCGAGGCAGTTGGGGGGTCGCACAGGATCTGCGCCTGCTGACCCGGCCCTGGGGTTTCGACCTCGAATCGATCAGGGTGCCTACGTCGATCCACCACGGGGACGCGGACACCACCGTCCCGCTCCAGCACGCCCGCCGCTTCGCCGCGGTGATTCCGGGCGCACGCCTTCACATCCATCCCGGCCAGGGCCACTTCTCGATCCTTGCCGCACCTGAGTGGACGCTGGCGACACTGGCCGCATGA
- a CDS encoding DUF4239 domain-containing protein: MGLWLLNNLDTASLAILIVGGVVVLSLAACLVARRVFPELSNGVTNDVSRTVLELFGAIYGIVLAFVIVTLWTDLEQVQAVVTSEATDLAVISRNAHGFPDDVRQKLDRAIGNYVHAIVEDAWPLMREGKNSLSATSGKVEALYTALQDYDPKNASEEAFYSASVERLNDVTAQRRTRILAATQHLPPLLEVLTYGGALVVMLITLLYGVANLKVQLLFVGSIALLVGLSLTLVLVLEHPFAGEVSASPHPFMEGQLSKYWGK, encoded by the coding sequence GTGGGACTTTGGCTACTCAACAACCTGGACACGGCCAGCCTTGCGATCCTCATCGTTGGCGGCGTTGTTGTTTTGTCGCTCGCCGCTTGCTTGGTGGCGCGCCGTGTTTTTCCCGAGTTGAGCAATGGCGTGACCAATGATGTGTCGCGCACGGTACTTGAACTGTTCGGAGCCATCTACGGAATCGTCCTGGCTTTCGTCATCGTGACCTTGTGGACCGATCTTGAGCAAGTTCAAGCAGTGGTGACCTCGGAGGCAACAGATCTCGCTGTGATCTCCCGCAACGCCCACGGTTTTCCAGACGATGTGCGGCAAAAATTGGACCGTGCGATCGGGAACTACGTCCACGCCATCGTGGAGGATGCATGGCCGCTGATGCGCGAGGGAAAGAATAGCCTCAGCGCGACATCAGGTAAGGTTGAGGCGTTGTATACAGCCCTCCAGGATTACGATCCTAAAAACGCTTCCGAAGAGGCCTTCTACAGCGCGTCGGTGGAGCGACTGAACGATGTGACCGCACAGCGCAGAACCCGCATCCTGGCCGCAACGCAACATCTGCCCCCGCTCTTGGAGGTTCTCACTTACGGGGGAGCGTTGGTCGTCATGCTGATCACCTTGCTTTACGGGGTGGCGAACCTCAAGGTGCAGCTGCTTTTCGTAGGGTCGATCGCGTTGCTGGTAGGCCTGAGCCTCACCCTCGTCCTCGTACTTGAGCATCCCTTCGCCGGCGAAGTGAGTGCGAGTCCCCACCCATTCATGGAAGGTCAGCTGAGCAAGTACTGGGGTAAGTGA
- a CDS encoding TetR family transcriptional regulator C-terminal domain-containing protein, with protein MQMNDGSRELRGRTGKGLATRGRILEHAADLIYKRGVHATNNELVRRAAGVSGSQLSHYFPNKESLVRAVIDWQAESVLGFHRSERFAGFDTIEAYQEWADFYVVSGRPFENGCSLGSLASEIVKTDLDVRDDLTRVFAEWQDIFRAGLERMQYEGRLDASADPARLAHMLIAAYQGGSLLAQIARGVAPLRDALYAAVEHLRTYTTSDDVA; from the coding sequence ATGCAGATGAACGATGGATCGCGTGAGCTTCGCGGGCGCACCGGCAAGGGGCTGGCGACGCGAGGTCGCATCCTCGAGCACGCCGCGGACTTGATCTACAAGCGGGGGGTCCACGCGACGAACAACGAGCTGGTGCGAAGAGCAGCGGGGGTCAGCGGCTCGCAGCTGAGCCACTACTTCCCGAACAAGGAAAGCCTGGTGCGCGCCGTCATCGACTGGCAGGCCGAGAGCGTGCTCGGCTTCCACCGAAGCGAACGGTTCGCCGGCTTCGACACGATCGAGGCGTACCAGGAGTGGGCGGACTTCTACGTCGTCTCCGGTCGCCCGTTCGAGAACGGCTGCAGCCTCGGATCCCTCGCGAGCGAGATCGTTAAGACCGATCTGGATGTCCGCGACGACCTCACCCGCGTCTTCGCCGAATGGCAAGACATCTTCCGAGCGGGACTCGAGCGGATGCAATATGAGGGACGACTCGACGCGTCGGCGGATCCGGCGCGACTCGCACACATGCTGATCGCCGCCTACCAGGGAGGTAGCCTGCTCGCGCAGATCGCCCGCGGCGTAGCACCGTTGCGTGACGCGCTGTATGCCGCGGTCGAGCATCTTCGGACGTACACAACGTCAGACGACGTCGCGTGA
- a CDS encoding carboxymuconolactone decarboxylase family protein yields MSRLTTPELTDIDVKTQGTLDAIAKQFGFAPGMFATLAGNPTVLEIVMGLQGSIAKLLDAKTRHTIALATSHSNNCDYCSALHGYISANLGGMSTEEIELARTGGSTDPKRAAVARFSQQVIETRGQVGDEAIAAVREAGYTDPEIQAIVTVVVVTLLTNYLNNVNDTVVDIPGAGA; encoded by the coding sequence ATGTCTCGTCTCACCACGCCAGAGCTCACCGACATCGACGTCAAGACGCAGGGCACGCTCGACGCCATCGCCAAGCAGTTCGGCTTCGCTCCGGGCATGTTCGCCACGCTCGCCGGCAACCCGACCGTCCTCGAGATCGTGATGGGCCTGCAGGGCAGCATCGCGAAGCTCCTCGACGCGAAGACCCGCCACACGATCGCGCTGGCCACGTCCCACTCCAACAACTGCGACTACTGCTCGGCGCTGCACGGATACATCTCCGCGAACCTCGGAGGCATGTCCACCGAGGAGATCGAGCTGGCCCGCACCGGCGGCTCCACCGATCCCAAGCGTGCCGCCGTCGCTCGCTTCTCCCAGCAGGTGATCGAGACCCGTGGTCAGGTGGGCGACGAGGCCATCGCCGCGGTTCGCGAGGCCGGGTACACGGACCCCGAGATCCAGGCAATCGTCACCGTCGTGGTCGTCACGCTGCTCACGAACTACCTCAACAACGTCAACGACACCGTCGTCGACATCCCCGGTGCGGGCGCGTGA
- a CDS encoding nitroreductase family protein, which yields MDLDNLITKHLTRYFDPNKKIPEETFQLLLRYLRTSPTTINIQPNHFHVLESQAGKDKLAEALVGRFADNAEKVRNASHAIVFTTRKTIPDEHLQEIFAKERADGRFADPEIQKGWEAGASNFVEIQSENYGGDVLHWLEKNTYLVVGATMMAAASLGVDATPLEGFDRATIDEAFGLTDTDFTTTLLVVLGYPDETRVSRQLVSRFDADKIFTHM from the coding sequence ATGGATCTCGACAATCTGATCACCAAGCACCTCACCCGCTACTTCGACCCGAACAAGAAGATCCCGGAGGAGACCTTCCAGCTCCTGTTGCGTTACCTGCGCACCTCGCCGACGACGATCAACATCCAGCCGAACCACTTCCATGTACTGGAGTCGCAGGCCGGCAAGGACAAGCTTGCGGAGGCTCTCGTCGGCCGCTTCGCGGACAACGCGGAGAAGGTGCGGAACGCGTCGCACGCGATCGTGTTCACGACCCGCAAGACGATTCCCGACGAGCACTTGCAGGAGATCTTCGCGAAGGAGCGCGCGGACGGTCGCTTCGCGGACCCGGAGATCCAGAAGGGATGGGAGGCTGGAGCGTCCAACTTCGTGGAGATCCAGTCGGAGAACTATGGCGGCGACGTGCTCCACTGGCTGGAGAAGAACACGTACCTCGTGGTCGGCGCGACCATGATGGCCGCCGCTTCTCTTGGAGTCGACGCCACCCCGCTGGAAGGGTTCGACCGCGCGACGATCGACGAAGCGTTCGGCCTCACCGACACCGACTTCACCACGACGCTGCTCGTCGTGCTCGGGTACCCGGACGAGACGCGCGTCTCTCGCCAGCTGGTCTCGCGCTTCGACGCCGACAAGATCTTCACCCACATGTGA
- a CDS encoding DUF397 domain-containing protein, with protein sequence MDAAKTELYAIDLTDAAWVTSSYSNRWDKTCVEVADLGGGAVAVRDSQNRELPPLRFTAEEWAAFRLGVRDGEFG encoded by the coding sequence ATGGACGCAGCCAAGACTGAGCTGTACGCAATAGACCTGACTGATGCGGCGTGGGTTACTAGCAGCTACAGCAACAGGTGGGACAAGACGTGTGTGGAGGTCGCAGACCTCGGCGGCGGCGCGGTTGCGGTCCGCGATTCGCAGAACAGGGAGTTGCCGCCGCTCCGATTCACCGCAGAGGAGTGGGCCGCGTTTCGACTGGGCGTGCGTGACGGCGAATTCGGCTAG
- a CDS encoding LPXTG cell wall anchor domain-containing protein, producing MRALSTAGAATAALAASLLFAPAALAHNAPGDNGNVKIHDAKTGEELHNNEPHVCTFYLDGFQFDGAQKADWSIERWSPTDGQKGETVKSGSLTLDGSGHERTENLALADGHYKLFWNFDGEHGRAKHKVFWVDCKDEGNGGGTEPSGSASPSASAPEGGEQPSGSPSGSASPSASGPAGGEQPNGSPSATVAPSASDSSGTESGGLAETGAQVGGIALAALLLLGAGAVLVLRRRKGAAQH from the coding sequence ATGCGCGCCCTTTCTACGGCAGGCGCGGCGACGGCGGCCCTGGCAGCATCCCTGCTGTTTGCGCCCGCCGCCCTCGCCCACAACGCCCCCGGCGACAACGGCAATGTGAAGATCCACGACGCGAAGACCGGCGAGGAGCTGCACAACAACGAGCCGCATGTCTGCACTTTCTACCTCGACGGCTTCCAGTTCGACGGAGCCCAGAAGGCCGACTGGTCCATCGAGCGGTGGTCGCCGACCGACGGTCAGAAGGGCGAGACGGTGAAGTCCGGCTCGCTGACCCTCGACGGCTCCGGCCACGAGCGCACCGAAAACCTCGCGCTCGCGGACGGCCACTACAAGCTCTTCTGGAACTTCGACGGAGAGCACGGCCGCGCCAAGCACAAGGTCTTCTGGGTCGACTGCAAGGACGAGGGCAACGGCGGCGGGACGGAGCCCTCCGGCTCTGCGTCGCCGTCCGCCTCCGCTCCGGAAGGCGGTGAGCAGCCGAGCGGCTCACCCTCGGGCTCCGCGTCGCCGTCGGCCTCCGGCCCGGCGGGCGGTGAGCAGCCGAACGGCTCCCCCTCCGCGACCGTCGCCCCGTCCGCTTCCGACTCCTCCGGCACGGAAAGCGGCGGGCTCGCCGAGACCGGCGCCCAGGTCGGTGGCATCGCCCTCGCCGCGCTGCTGCTGCTGGGTGCGGGTGCCGTGCTGGTGCTGCGCCGCCGCAAGGGCGCCGCACAGCACTGA
- a CDS encoding N-6 DNA methylase yields MDWLDRRLVPSGRLVVGEPVGTTYGDRVRNGEGSRKPPASGVRHRLGAGSSYRIPTGAVDEPRPENRRLVSDLMGSLVDRVRGAASVLDYLNLLLCLHYLRDAAVERFDALTARARTLGNLDEAAQLLRDVGRAADEDMRGLGVHSSMQEALGRLEPRTSRDLRNVVDAMSRLTEDVFGLILDEYEQRAALGSGEFFTPRPVVRLMTRLACSEFGPGEPESVYDPYARDGGFLIEAMAACALDKDGLPRNATLRTYGETRRAETWRLATMNLLLHGVPPALDLKHTAPWNDSPGRAPLEAFDIVLTNPPFNMSDPGREERRGGQWAYGAPPLDNDNLAWVQHCLAKLRERGRAGIIMPNKAGNSSHKAERAIRRNLVESGVVDCVIALPAQLFTGTAVPVSVWLLRHPDNPRDSTLFLDARHMGVKYGSRRVLSAVDVESLLDAYRAHRNTGGAALPLGTMISEPHVAAALVSREELRRSDYSLNPLDHVERRSDGGEGSERELVSTRQQLNDAKDRLRNVQHAAARLPYIGEHGPLLRRNQPASLVSLDSLCEIQAGPSYSKLGKNQRSTHGSVPVVFPRHLRDRRISDEADERVTEESARRLRNFELRHKDIVCVRSGAIVPPALVQQHQAGWLMSPNVIRLRVPERQEDRVLPEYLLHYLCLDESVAWMRDRAAATAAPSLRSESLGSLRVPLPDLAEQHEIVAVLSGLDELDRAHLAVAASVRRTRIALAGALLGPSTEPAPDTFLGHRFEKEAPL; encoded by the coding sequence ATGGACTGGCTGGACCGGCGGCTGGTGCCGTCCGGGCGCCTCGTCGTGGGAGAGCCCGTCGGCACCACCTACGGGGACCGTGTCCGGAATGGGGAAGGATCCAGGAAGCCCCCAGCCAGCGGGGTGAGGCACCGTCTCGGCGCCGGGTCGTCGTACCGCATCCCGACCGGCGCTGTCGATGAACCCCGCCCCGAAAACCGACGACTTGTATCCGACCTGATGGGCAGTCTCGTCGACCGGGTACGGGGGGCGGCCAGCGTGCTCGACTATTTGAACCTGCTGCTCTGTCTCCACTATCTCCGCGATGCGGCCGTGGAACGCTTCGACGCATTGACCGCCCGGGCCCGTACCCTCGGCAATCTTGACGAGGCAGCCCAGTTGCTCCGAGATGTCGGCCGCGCAGCCGACGAGGACATGCGCGGTCTCGGCGTCCATTCGAGCATGCAGGAGGCTTTGGGGCGCCTGGAACCGAGGACCTCTCGTGATCTCCGCAATGTCGTCGATGCGATGAGCCGCCTTACCGAGGACGTGTTCGGGCTGATCCTCGACGAGTACGAGCAACGAGCCGCGCTGGGCAGCGGTGAATTCTTCACTCCTCGCCCTGTGGTCAGGCTGATGACACGGCTGGCCTGCTCGGAGTTCGGTCCCGGAGAACCGGAGTCCGTCTACGACCCCTACGCCCGCGACGGCGGATTCCTCATCGAGGCGATGGCCGCCTGTGCTTTGGACAAGGACGGTCTGCCGCGCAACGCGACGCTGCGGACGTACGGCGAGACCCGGCGCGCCGAGACATGGCGACTGGCGACCATGAATCTCCTTCTTCACGGCGTCCCCCCAGCCCTCGACCTCAAGCACACAGCCCCGTGGAACGACAGCCCGGGGCGGGCCCCGCTGGAGGCGTTCGACATCGTTCTCACCAACCCACCGTTCAACATGAGCGACCCCGGCCGCGAGGAACGCCGCGGGGGCCAGTGGGCGTACGGGGCTCCGCCGCTCGACAACGACAACCTCGCCTGGGTCCAGCACTGTCTGGCCAAGCTGCGCGAGCGGGGCCGCGCCGGGATCATCATGCCCAACAAGGCAGGAAACTCCAGTCACAAGGCCGAACGGGCCATCCGGCGGAATCTGGTGGAGAGTGGAGTCGTCGACTGCGTCATCGCACTGCCTGCCCAGTTGTTCACCGGCACTGCCGTACCTGTCTCCGTATGGCTACTGCGCCACCCCGACAACCCGCGCGACAGCACACTGTTCCTCGACGCACGGCACATGGGAGTGAAGTACGGCTCGCGTCGGGTCCTCAGTGCAGTGGACGTCGAATCTCTCCTCGATGCCTACCGCGCTCACAGGAACACGGGAGGGGCCGCGCTTCCCCTCGGAACGATGATCTCAGAGCCACACGTGGCCGCCGCCCTGGTATCCCGGGAAGAACTGCGGCGCAGCGACTACTCGCTCAACCCTCTTGACCATGTCGAACGCCGGAGCGACGGCGGGGAAGGCTCCGAGCGCGAGCTCGTGTCCACCCGCCAGCAACTGAACGACGCCAAGGACCGCCTACGGAACGTCCAGCATGCCGCCGCGCGGCTGCCATACATCGGGGAGCATGGACCGCTGCTCCGGAGGAACCAGCCGGCCTCCCTGGTCAGCCTCGACTCACTGTGCGAGATCCAAGCCGGACCGTCCTATTCCAAGCTCGGCAAGAACCAGCGCAGCACCCACGGCTCCGTTCCCGTGGTGTTCCCACGGCACCTGAGGGACCGGCGCATCAGCGACGAGGCAGACGAGCGGGTGACGGAGGAGTCGGCCCGCCGTCTGAGAAACTTCGAGCTGCGGCACAAGGACATCGTGTGCGTCCGATCTGGTGCGATCGTGCCGCCTGCCCTGGTGCAGCAGCATCAGGCCGGCTGGCTGATGAGCCCCAATGTCATCCGACTCCGTGTGCCAGAGAGACAGGAAGACCGGGTACTGCCGGAGTACCTTCTCCACTACCTGTGCCTGGACGAGTCCGTCGCCTGGATGCGGGACCGGGCCGCGGCGACCGCAGCCCCATCCCTCCGGTCCGAATCCCTCGGATCACTGCGGGTTCCGCTACCGGACCTGGCCGAGCAGCACGAGATCGTAGCCGTGCTGAGCGGTCTTGACGAGTTGGACCGCGCGCATCTGGCCGTCGCTGCCTCAGTCCGGCGCACCCGCATCGCGCTGGCCGGTGCGCTACTCGGCCCGTCTACCGAACCCGCCCCTGACACCTTCCTCGGCCACCGATTCGAGAAAGAGGCGCCGCTGTGA
- a CDS encoding PspA/IM30 family protein translates to MTKQTIFGRVAQLAKANINALLDQAEDPQKMLDQLIRDYSNNIDEAKQAVATTIGNLRLLEQDHQEDVEAATEWGTKALAASRKADELRAAGSEAEADAFDRLAKVALQRQLQAGREAKDAEPTIAMQREVVDKLKSGLAQMEVKLTELHSRRDQLVARAKTAHAQSQMLDAAENINVLDPTSELSRFEEIVRREEARALGQQELADSSLDAQFERLDSMGDAAEIEARLAALKAHA, encoded by the coding sequence ATGACCAAGCAGACGATCTTCGGCCGCGTCGCACAGCTGGCGAAGGCGAACATCAATGCCCTGCTGGACCAGGCGGAAGACCCGCAGAAGATGCTCGACCAGCTGATCCGCGACTACAGCAACAACATCGACGAGGCCAAGCAGGCGGTCGCCACCACCATCGGCAATCTGCGCCTCCTGGAGCAGGACCATCAGGAGGACGTGGAGGCGGCCACCGAGTGGGGCACCAAGGCGCTGGCCGCCAGCCGAAAGGCGGACGAGCTGCGGGCCGCCGGTTCCGAAGCCGAGGCCGACGCGTTCGACCGCCTCGCCAAGGTGGCGCTGCAGCGCCAGCTCCAGGCCGGGCGCGAGGCGAAGGACGCCGAGCCGACGATCGCCATGCAGCGGGAAGTCGTCGACAAACTGAAGTCCGGCCTCGCCCAAATGGAGGTCAAGCTGACGGAGCTCCACTCCAGGCGCGACCAGTTGGTGGCCCGCGCCAAGACCGCCCACGCGCAGAGCCAGATGCTGGACGCCGCCGAGAACATCAATGTTCTAGACCCAACGTCCGAGTTGAGCCGCTTCGAGGAGATAGTCCGCCGCGAGGAGGCGAGGGCACTCGGCCAGCAGGAACTCGCCGACTCCTCACTGGACGCCCAGTTCGAGCGCCTCGACAGCATGGGCGACGCGGCAGAGATCGAGGCCCGCCTGGCCGCCCTCAAAGCCCACGCCTGA
- a CDS encoding TPM domain-containing protein, whose protein sequence is MLCWLVLPAAGARADDPIVLSRTGQITDKVDALGDRKGAVGTALRNLDDVHRVQLYVAYVRDFSGRSAQDWADATAERNGLGLNDVLLAVATHDRQYAYSVDQHSQLTDAQLQDVAQTAVEPALRQNDWAGAAIGAADGIGAVLAGMPVPTPAITPGEADPGGAGGDTGAGDLVLPVAVLGAALAFAWYVYARRRKRSGPRTTQGWGSPGPSGTESVPLPLPELDQRARELLVETDDAVRTSTEELGFATAQFGEEAAAPYSEALGYAQAQLTAAFRLRQQLDDAMPEDDAAKRRMLDEIIARCTEANRRLDAEAEGFDRLRALEQNAPQALEHAEAKLRDITGRTDTAQATLTALGTRYAPTAVQPVTGHVEQARDRLAFAAAQVGQAREAVVAGAGGTAAVHLRAAEGAIDQAGTFVDAVGRLAKELAEAAGKLPGALTETETDLAEARGMLVGTPEGISTADLHGRIARAESVVSEVRTRIAAGPYDPIDVLRRVEEADAALEDALTGARAHEVSNRRARSLLDQALLTARSAVGAASDFITTHRAAVGSEARTRLAEAQRHLELAQDSAVEGPTDPAAALAEAQRADALARAAQQQAEGDVRMYGSPYGDAMGGRRGGSGMGGAVLGGILLGEIFGGMGRGTGGGMFGSGRSGGFGGGFGGGGPGSFGGGGTRGRRGGGGRF, encoded by the coding sequence ATGCTGTGCTGGTTGGTCCTGCCCGCCGCAGGCGCCCGTGCCGACGATCCGATCGTGTTGTCGAGGACCGGCCAGATCACCGACAAGGTGGACGCGCTCGGCGACCGCAAGGGCGCCGTCGGGACGGCACTGAGGAATCTCGACGACGTGCACCGCGTCCAGCTCTACGTCGCCTACGTACGTGACTTCTCCGGCCGCTCAGCCCAGGACTGGGCCGACGCGACCGCCGAGCGTAACGGCCTCGGCCTGAACGACGTACTGCTGGCCGTCGCCACGCACGACCGGCAGTACGCGTATTCCGTGGACCAGCACTCGCAGCTGACCGACGCCCAGCTGCAAGACGTCGCACAGACCGCGGTCGAACCGGCGCTGCGGCAGAACGACTGGGCGGGAGCGGCCATCGGCGCGGCGGACGGCATCGGCGCGGTCCTCGCGGGCATGCCCGTGCCCACTCCGGCGATCACCCCGGGCGAGGCCGACCCCGGTGGCGCCGGCGGTGACACGGGCGCTGGTGATCTCGTTCTGCCGGTCGCGGTACTCGGAGCCGCGCTCGCCTTCGCCTGGTACGTGTACGCCCGGCGCAGGAAGCGTTCCGGACCCCGTACCACCCAGGGCTGGGGGTCCCCCGGCCCGAGCGGAACCGAGAGCGTGCCCCTGCCCCTGCCCGAACTCGACCAGCGGGCCAGGGAGCTGCTCGTCGAGACGGACGACGCGGTGCGCACCAGCACCGAGGAACTCGGTTTCGCCACCGCCCAGTTCGGCGAAGAGGCGGCCGCGCCCTACAGCGAGGCGCTCGGGTATGCGCAGGCGCAGCTCACGGCGGCCTTTCGGCTGCGGCAGCAGCTCGACGACGCGATGCCCGAGGACGACGCGGCCAAGCGCCGCATGCTGGACGAGATCATCGCGCGCTGTACCGAGGCCAATCGCCGGCTCGACGCGGAGGCCGAGGGCTTCGACCGGCTGCGCGCGCTGGAGCAGAACGCGCCTCAGGCGCTGGAGCACGCCGAGGCGAAGCTGCGGGACATCACCGGCCGCACCGACACCGCGCAGGCCACGCTCACCGCGCTCGGCACGCGGTACGCGCCCACCGCGGTCCAGCCCGTCACGGGCCACGTCGAGCAGGCCAGGGACCGGCTCGCGTTCGCCGCGGCCCAGGTCGGCCAGGCTCGCGAGGCCGTCGTGGCCGGCGCGGGCGGCACGGCCGCGGTGCATCTGCGGGCCGCCGAGGGCGCCATCGACCAGGCGGGCACGTTCGTGGACGCCGTCGGCCGACTGGCCAAGGAGCTCGCGGAGGCGGCGGGCAAGCTGCCCGGCGCGCTGACGGAGACCGAGACCGACCTCGCGGAGGCGCGGGGCATGCTCGTGGGCACTCCCGAGGGCATCTCCACAGCCGACCTGCACGGCCGCATCGCCCGCGCCGAGTCGGTCGTCAGCGAGGTGCGGACGCGGATCGCCGCGGGACCGTACGACCCGATCGACGTGCTGCGTCGCGTGGAGGAGGCCGACGCGGCCCTCGAGGACGCCCTCACAGGAGCGCGCGCACACGAGGTCAGCAACCGAAGGGCCCGCTCCCTGCTCGACCAGGCCCTGCTCACCGCGCGCAGCGCCGTGGGCGCCGCTTCGGACTTCATCACGACCCACCGTGCAGCGGTGGGCAGCGAGGCCAGGACGCGTCTCGCCGAGGCACAGCGGCACCTCGAACTGGCGCAGGACTCCGCAGTCGAGGGGCCCACCGATCCCGCCGCCGCGCTCGCCGAGGCCCAGCGGGCGGACGCGCTGGCCCGCGCGGCGCAGCAGCAGGCCGAGGGGGACGTGCGCATGTACGGCAGTCCGTACGGCGATGCCATGGGCGGCCGCCGCGGGGGCAGCGGCATGGGCGGTGCGGTGCTCGGCGGCATCCTGCTCGGGGAGATCTTCGGCGGTATGGGCCGCGGGACCGGCGGGGGCATGTTCGGCAGCGGGCGAAGCGGTGGCTTCGGCGGCGGGTTCGGCGGGGGCGGCCCCGGCAGCTTCGGCGGCGGAGGGACACGCGGGCGGAGGGGCGGTGGCGGCAGGTTCTGA